The Primulina eburnea isolate SZY01 chromosome 12, ASM2296580v1, whole genome shotgun sequence genome includes the window TCTTCGAACGGCATAAAAGGGTCGCAACCATGTGCATCCACTGCTGGATCTGTGAGGCTGCCAAATGGTAACACAACTCCAATTTTTTCAAGTGGTTCTGTACAAATCTCTCCTTCTTGTACCTTAGACCGTGTGTTGCATGTGCCTGAGTTCAACTTCAATCTTTTATCCATTTCTCAATTCACTAAAGATCATCAATGTTCTATCTGTTTCTATCCTCACTTTTGTCTATTCCAGGACCTTTTGACTGGGAGGATCATGGGGATTGGTAGGCAAAACCATGGTCTATATTACCTACATCAGTTATCTTCTGCCGTGGTTTCCTCTTCATCTACCAAAGCTAAGCACAAACCAAACTCTACACCAGTTGTTTCTTCATTGAATACTTGTAATTTTTCTCAGTGTAAAGACATTGGTATTGATATATGGCATAAAAGACTTGGTCACATGTCAGTGTCTCGCTTACAATTCTTACCATTTGTTAAACAAAAATCTCTCACACATCACTGTGCAGTATGTCCTCTTTCCAAGCAAACAAGGAATATATTTCCCACAACTGAGAGGTCCTCATCTCCTCATGCTTTCCATATTTTACACATTGACATATGGGTCCCTACCGAACACCAACCCACAACGGTTTCAAGTATTTTCTTACTGTGGTTGATGATTTCTCAAGATGTACTTGGGTTTTCCTTATGCATTTCAAATCAGACACTTTGCAAATACTTAAACAATTCTTTGCATTCATTTTGAACCATTTCACTGTGTCAGTTAAAACCATTCGCACAGACAATGGCTGTGAGTTCTTTGGCACAGAATGCAAAGAATATTTCTCCTCCATGGGCATAATTCATCAAAGTTCATGCCCATACAGCCCACAACAAAATGGTTTAGTCGAGCGTAAGCACAGGCACATACTTAATGTTGCTCGAGCCATAAAATTTCAGGCTTCTATTCCTGATCCATATTGGGGTGAATGTGTTCTTCATGCAGCTTATTTAATCAATCGAACACCAACTCCTTTGCTTTCTAACAAAACCCCATTTGAATCCTTATACAACAAAACACCTACATACTCACATTTGAAAGTATTTGGTTGTTTATGTTATGCCTCTAATCTCAAACCTAGTCACAAGTTTGAGGTTCGAGCCAAGCCATATGTGTTTTTGGGATATCCCGTCAATCAAAAAGGTTTTAAGCTTCTTGACTTATCATCTCAAGAATTCATTGTTTCTCGGGATGTTGTCTTTCATGAAGACATCTTTCCATTTGCCTCACACAAACCTGATTGTGTTCCTTTTCCCTTTCCCTCAACGGCTGTGCTAGATGATTTTCCTGCCATCAACATTTCTAGCCCCTCTATTCCACAAGTTTCTGCTTCAACACCTCAACCCACAAATGAAATGCTCCCAACTTCTTCTAGAACCACGCGACCTTCCAGATCATATCGCCCTCCTAATTGGACAAAAGATTATGTGTGCTCAAATATTTGCTCTACTCCATACAGCCTTCATGCTTATCTTTCCTATAACAATCTCTCACCCTCACACCATGCCTTTTTGGCTTCTATCTCCCACACAACTGAACCCAAGAGTTACCTTGAGGCAGCTTCTGATCCTCATTGGCGTGCAGCAATGGAAGCAGAAATTTCTGCCCTCGAAGCCAACCAAACTTGGGCTATTGTTCCTCTGCCCCCAGGAAAGAAGACCATAGGCTGCAAATGGGTCTACAAAATCAAACACAAGGCAGATGGCAGCATTGACAGGTTCAAGGCCCGTCTTGTCGCCAAAGGTTATACCCAACAATATGGTGTTGACTACCTTGATACATTCTCACCGGTTGCAAAAATAGTTACGGTTCGGTGTGCCCTCGCTGTGGCTGCAGCCAAGAATTGGTCTCTACATCAAATGGACGTAACCAACGCCTTTCTTCAAGGAGATTTACATGAGGAAATCTACATGTCCATTCCTCAAGGGTTTGACAAGCAACTGCCAAATCATGCTTGTAAACTTCTCAAATCTTTATATGGCTTGAAGCAAGCATCCCGCCAATGGAACTTTAAATTTTGTCAAGTTATGCAACTTGCTGGATTTTCGCAGTCCCTTCATGACCACTCACTGTTTTACAAGCGAGAAGGAAAATCTATCACTTTGCTCCTCCTTTATGTAGATGATATAGTCATCACTGGGAATGATTCTCTTGCCATCATAACCTTAAAAGAGTATTTACATGCTCATCTTGCCATCAAAGATCTTGGCCCTCTGAAATATTTTCTGGGGATTGAGGTTGCTAGATCAAAGACTGGTATATGTTTAAATCAACGTAAATACACGCTGGAATTACTCACCGATGCAGGCATGATTGGTTGCAAACCATTTGATACTCCAATGGAACAACACTTGAAGCTTACTACACTTGAATATGATCAGCTTGCCAAGACTACTGATTCTGATCCTTTGTTGCTTGATCCCTCATCATACCAACGTTTAGTTGGGCGCTTGATTTATCTCACAATTACTCGTCCAGACATATGCTTTTCTGTTcaacatctcagtcaatttatGCAATCCCCAAAGCAATCACATATGAATGCAGCTCTTCGAGTTCTTGGATATCTTAAAGGGTCTCCAGGTTTGGGCATATTCCTGTCTGCCAATAGTAATCTGCAACTCTCTGCTTATTGTGACTCCGATTGGGGATCTTGCCCTATGAGTCGACGATCATTGACTGGTTATGTTATTCAACTTGGTCCCTCGGTAGTTTCTTGGAAAACAAAGAAGCAGAACACAGTCTCTCGCTCTTCGGCAGAGGCTGAATACCGTTCCATGGCCACAACAGCTTGTGAGATAACTTGGCTTCGAAATCTTTTAACAGACATGGGTTTGGTTATACAGCAACCTACTCCTCTCTTTTGTGACAACCAGGCTGCCATCCACATTGCAGCAAACCCGTTATATCATGAGCGCACGAAACACATTGAAATTGACTGCCACTTTGTGCGTGAAAAGGTTCGCTCCAACATAATTTCCACCTCTCATATCCACACTCGCCATCAACCAGCTGATCTCTTCACCAAGGCTTTGAGTTCCAATCAGCATCATTACCTGTTGTCCAAGCTTGACATGCTAAACCTCCTGCAAGCTTGAAGGGGATGTGTTAATTAGTATGGTTATTAGTTAATGATAGTTAGCATGGTAAATGATAGTTAGCTAAAGGTAGTTAGTGGGTTACAGCTGTCAATTGAGAGTTGGACTTTTATTCTTGTATAAGTACTCTGTGAACTCTGATATACAAACTATGCATATTACGAGATATAATATCTCTGCAATTTCTTGAAGCTTCCATCAATGGCTTCCACATGAGTATCTTTTATGCGCAATTTAACATGTTCTACCTTAAATGAACATTCATAATGTTCTAGGATTTCCCAAGATATGAGGTTCCTCTTTAATTCAGGTACATACTTGACATCGTGTAGATTTATCTCTTGTTGATTTTGTAGTCTCAATTTTATTGAGCCAACATCCTGATTTTTGTGAACCTTAAACTTTCCTAGAGTTAAGTTTTTCGTAACTTATACTCATTTGCGAGTCCAGCAACCACCTTCTAACGGTTGGTGAGCAGATATATGATCTGGTGTGGGTAATCCAGTACACTCAATTACAGAGCCTTGCACCTTTGTTTCAATATGGGTAGTGTACATGCTATTTCAATATGGGTAATCCAGTACACTCAATTCTAACGGTTGGTGAGCAGATATTTGATCATGCTGGTGTTTTATAATTTCAGTGACACTTTGTTTCAATATGGGTAGTGTACATGCTATTTGATATAATATGTCATGAACTAATGGTATTGGATTCAAACGAATCACATTGAAATGGTTCCAGATCATTTTGAAGCAACCCAATCCGATTCACTATTGGTATTGAACTCGATTCAAGTCGGAACCAATTACATTTGTTATAGATCCAATGTGAATAAACCGAACTAAATTCAGGTCGGTTTCAGATTAATTCAATCTGTTAATCATGTCGACCAATGAACACATTCCTCTCAAATGCAAAATATTAGAATCCCCACTTCAAACACCATTATATAAAgctgaaaattattttttgtgaATATCTATTTCCAATAACTAATTAAAACTAGGATGCAATACTGTCAATGTTATATCCTTTGTCCTACATCTTAAAAATCAAAGAGTTAAATGACTGTATAATgtgcttacaatggacttctgtagtaacttgggttaatcattttcgtaaagcaaggacaaatacgaagtagttgctataaggGCCCATTTTGCAGTCACGCAGGCTCAGGCTCAGGCCCAGGCTCGGGACTTGATAGAATGTATCAGAGCCGGTTACCAGGAAGAAACACCGGAAAATAAGTACTATGCGGCGCAAAGTGCTACGAGCATGAGAGTCAGCTCTTGAACTTGCGggacaaagtgctacatgacggtaGCCacttcttgaacctgtaggagccacttCTAGATTCTCGGCGTTGATGAATCGAGGGATCGGGACGCGACGAGGACTTCACGTTCTGAAgtaggggtgattgtgatattccttatcccacatcttaaaaattaaagattaacttgagttaatcattttcgtaaagcaaaTACGAATACAAATTAGTTGTTATAGGGGATCACTGTACAGTTAAACAGGTGCGGATCCGGACTCGAGACATGACAGTCAACTCAAGACTACGAGTCTACAACTCTTAAGAGAAAAAAAATCGTAAGCTTGATATAACTCTATTTCTTTCCCAACCTTTTGCAATCAGTTCTACACATGCACCAAAATTAATGAATTGTATATAATCAGTATTATAATTTTagggaaaaaaagaaagaaataatAGAATATAATAAAAAAGCAAATTGCCCATCAATGGCTAACCAACCCCAGAGCCAGTACAGTAACTGCGGAGTGAATGGCGAATAGTGAACAGTGCTGTCACAAAATCTGCATGTGTACGTCTcccttttcttttaattttgttAAGGGGGCACCTAATCTTTATCTGATTTTGTACATTTCCACGTTCCCCCTCTTTTCTGCCATCTCCACCGTGtattaaataaagaaaacgaTTTTAATATCAAGTTTGTTTctacaaatattttgaaaattggttcttTTAAGATAAAAACAAAAGTTTTGAACTGACTTGTTGTTTAGTCGTCATCATCATTTATAAAGAAATAGAGAGTCCAGTAAAGTTTCATTTCTGCCAGTATATTTATTTCTCCATTTAATGGTCGATCACTAATTACATCATAGTAATTTAATCCCCCTTGGATATTAAAACTTGTCACATTTATGGAAACCTCTATATAAAGACAGATCCTTACCCAAGAAAGATTCCTTTCATGCTACTCCCTCTCACAAAAACCACTTCCTAAAGCAAGAAATCAGCCAAAATTTATGCCCATTTCTAATAAATATGGTTTTAAAGAGAAAGTATATGTCATGCGTCTCTTCTGATGTAACAAGAAAAGATCAATTTTCTAGCTTTTAACCTACTCCATCTTGTTTCCATGTTGCAGTACCAACTTTAGCACTTCTATCCACAAAAGGAGCTTGTCTTTTCAAAAGGGCAGCTCCTGTTTTGCCTCTTTCTTGATTCTATTGAGCTTTTGCTGGGGGTTAAAAGGGAGGGAGCTAGAGTATTATGGCTGTTCGGGCTGATTTTTGGCCCTTGGagaatatgggttatggatcATTCGTCGGGTGCGGGTCGCAGGAATGGATTATGGGGTTTGAAGATGGGCTTTGTTTTCAAGATATACAAGGTCATGATGTGCAGAGGAGAGGAATTGTGCTTCCAGTGTTAGGTTCTTGTGATAATCAAGCTGCTGTTTCTTGCTCCGAGACTGTGTCTATGGAATTCCTGCAGTGTTTGTCCTCTGAAGCTGAGAGGCAAAACCTCGAAATGAATTGGTTTCTTCAGGTGGAGGTGCGTAAGTAAAACTATATTTCTCATTCTTCCGGGAAAAATCATTTTATCAAGAGAAATTTAGTTCTGGTTTGAAAGATTAATAGAATATTAGTTGCATGGGGTTTTCGTACAATCAGAGATGATTTTGTATATTTGTAGCAAATATACTATTTATAGACCAGTCGagcccatatatatatatatatatatatatatatatatatattaatattgtaatagtttaatttataatttctgTTCTatatttttcagattttaatttGACCCACCTCGTTATCTAAAATCTTCATCAGTTTAATCTAATCAAATTCTtgttttatatatacatatgatgCATGAAACAGAATCAGAACTTGAGATCACTCATGCAACAAGCCACTCGGAAACAAGCTGTTGCGCTACACAAGCACTACGAATCCAGAGTCAAGTTCATAATTCAGCAAAAAGATGAACAACTAAGCAATGCAAGAAACAAAGCGATAGAGCTCCAAGATTTCCTGCGAAGAGCAGAAGTGGAAGCCAAAACCTGGGAGACAAAGGCCACTGAAAAAGAAGCCATTGTTTCTGACCTCAACAACAAGCTGAAACAATTCAGACTGAAAGAGTATTCGCTTTGTGATTCTTCCtcaagcagcagcagcagcacaaAGAAGATGGAAATGATAAAAGAAGAGGGTAGAAAGATTGTTTGCAAATTATGCGAAGCTCGAAGATCGTGTGTTGTGTTGTTCCCTTGCAAGCACCTGTGTTGCTGCACGGCGTGTGAGCCACTTTTGGGGCACTGTCCTGTCTGTGGAGCAGTGAAAGAGGCGAGTTTAGAGGTGTTCTTAGGTCTACAGAAGCCTGCAAAATTCTGAACCAAGAAAAAGTTGGAAAATGAAGTTGGTGGAtgtgaactgaactgaactgattggatattttcttttgtttttggtAATGTGGGACTTCAATATCGCAAGATTTTTGTGGTAGTAGCATTGACCCAAATTCAATGGACATGTGATAAAATTCTGAAATATGTAGGAAAGAATCTGTCCCTATAAATCAATTAACTCAATCATTTGTAGGAGAAAGGGATAAAATCCAAGAATAAGAGAGAAAAGATATTTATCAAGATTTAATTTGTCGAAGTATTGGGATAAAATCATAAGATGTTGATTGCAATAGGATTATTAGACCAAATACATTATGAAGAAATTATATTCCATGCAAACTTTCGAAGTGCTATCAAAT containing:
- the LOC140807771 gene encoding E3 ubiquitin-protein ligase BOI-like — protein: MAVRADFWPLENMGYGSFVGCGSQEWIMGFEDGLCFQDIQGHDVQRRGIVLPVLGSCDNQAAVSCSETVSMEFLQCLSSEAERQNLEMNWFLQVENQNLRSLMQQATRKQAVALHKHYESRVKFIIQQKDEQLSNARNKAIELQDFLRRAEVEAKTWETKATEKEAIVSDLNNKLKQFRLKEYSLCDSSSSSSSSTKKMEMIKEEGRKIVCKLCEARRSCVVLFPCKHLCCCTACEPLLGHCPVCGAVKEASLEVFLGLQKPAKF